A DNA window from Aphelocoma coerulescens isolate FSJ_1873_10779 chromosome 7, UR_Acoe_1.0, whole genome shotgun sequence contains the following coding sequences:
- the C7H21orf58 gene encoding uncharacterized protein C21orf58 homolog — protein sequence MADPSVVDHLTRLKLKLLEKRLENEQENLEKMKLSLPAARNRPQDMLQSALRRRKDLLQELRDQHLLEELSQPPAPAGGHCHNLWEGAALPQVYQIPFPASQVEPPRIIQQMMPTQPATIIQQLPQPSPQITQIPPAQPFAAPRSGNIKEDIVEMMLMQNAQMHQIMMQNMMLKALPLTALAQLGGASSAVLQHTQQDLQLAAPLGVKADRPRPPVVHHHHHYSPMGVFPVPPRSFPSTSTAQHWTGSSAQPMWPTH from the exons ATGGCAGATCCTTCAGTGGTGGATCACCTGACACGACTGAAACTCAAACTCCTAGAAAAG AGACTAGAAAATGAACAGGAGAACCTAGAGAAGATGAAGTTGTCTCTCCCAGCTGCAA ggaACAGACCTCAGGATATGCTCCAAAGCGCCCTGAGGCGAAGGAAAGATCTGCTGCAGGAGCTTAGG GATCAGCACCTTCTGGAAGAGCTTTCACAGCCACCTGCACCAGCTGGAGGACACTGCCATAACCTGTGGGAGGGAGCTGCCCTCCCACAAGTCTACCAGATCCCTTTTCCAGCTTCCCAAGTGGAGCCACCAAGGATTATCCAGCAGATG ATGCCAACTCAGCCTGCCACCATCATCCAGCAGTTGCCTCAGCCATCCCCTCAGATCACACAgattcccccagcccagccctttGCAGCCCCCCGCTCTGGGAACATTAAAGAAG ATATAGTAGAGATGATGTTGATGCAGAATGCTCAGATGCACCAGATCATGATGCAGAACATGATGCTGAAGGCTCTTCCACTGACAGCGCTCGCACAGCTTGGGGGAGCCAGCTCTGCCGTGCTCCAGCACACGCAGCAG GACCTGCAGCTTGCTGCTCCCCTGGGTGTGAAAGCAGACAGGCCCAGGCCACCTGTGGtgcaccaccaccaccattaCTCTCCCATGGGTGtgttcccagtgcctcccaggaGCTTCCCATCCACatccacagcacagcactggaccggcagctctgcccagcctAT GTGGCCCACACACTGA